A genomic segment from Deltaproteobacteria bacterium encodes:
- a CDS encoding STAS domain-containing protein — MDVDVKWGRKGEIVIAMLAGRFSSANASLFEHLLENGVDSSDDALILDFEHVTFLSSAGLRVALTIARKFTGPGKKFAICALQEGVRGIVEVSGFDKVIQVYDSQVSAVEALESG; from the coding sequence ATGGACGTTGATGTCAAATGGGGCAGGAAGGGCGAGATCGTCATCGCCATGCTGGCCGGTCGCTTCAGCAGCGCCAACGCGTCCCTCTTCGAGCACCTGTTGGAAAACGGCGTCGACTCGTCCGACGACGCCCTGATCCTGGACTTCGAGCATGTGACGTTTCTCAGCAGCGCCGGCCTGAGAGTCGCTTTGACCATCGCCAGGAAGTTCACCGGACCGGGGAAGAAGTTTGCCATTTGCGCGCTGCAGGAGGGAGTTCGCGGGATTGTCGAAGTGAGCGGCTTTGACAAGGTCATACAGGTCTACGATTCGCAGGTTTCGGCGGTGGAGGCCTTGGAGAGCGGCTAG
- a CDS encoding 4Fe-4S dicluster domain-containing protein: MIVDIDLEKCTSCGDCDPVCPADIIHMEEQGGRLVPVLKHVEHCVTCFNCEIFCPVQCIDVHPIVRRRPLPW; encoded by the coding sequence ATGATCGTCGACATCGATCTCGAGAAGTGCACGAGTTGCGGGGACTGCGATCCGGTGTGCCCCGCGGACATCATCCACATGGAAGAGCAGGGCGGCCGGCTCGTGCCGGTGCTCAAGCACGTGGAGCACTGCGTCACCTGCTTCAACTGCGAGATCTTCTGCCCAGTGCAGTGCATCGACGTCCATCCCATCGTGCGGCGCCGGCCGCTTCCCTGGTAA
- a CDS encoding UbiD family decarboxylase — MIFDDNRAFVEALRQSGDLVEVEKEVSWDLELGAISRLACEKDGPAVWFKRVTDYVDEVSVFVNPVATWRRIAIALGLPPTATVREIYDAYEKGEANPIDPVEVTEAPCKQVIRKGADANLFDLPTPMLHEGDGGRYLGTWDLVISRDADSDWVNWGMYRFMVYDAHHLTGFPRPTSHLGKVFQDHYVAKGRPMPLAIAIGTDPLSHFAAAATYALGGDEASLAGGLRGRPVEMIRCETSDLLVPAHSEIVIEGEVLPDRVGLEGPYGEYPGYRTGEMGNGILFRATAITHRKNPVLTVDATGYKDDSSTVTALSGALAIKRRLARHGVPVRDVYVPPEGAVHLAVMSVDYGGQEVARKVLQVLTSRRALLSKLFLVDTDTDVFDMGKVLHAFSTKCHPANGIHVIEYEGRANTLTPCYSQAERAAQKGATVLYDCTWPGEWSREWETPVKATLDSIFSEEVREKVLKNWSEYGFKQ; from the coding sequence ATGATCTTCGACGACAACCGCGCCTTCGTGGAAGCGCTGCGGCAGTCCGGCGACCTGGTGGAGGTGGAGAAGGAGGTGAGCTGGGACCTGGAGCTGGGCGCCATCAGCCGCTTGGCCTGCGAGAAGGACGGCCCGGCGGTGTGGTTCAAGCGCGTGACGGACTACGTGGACGAGGTTTCCGTCTTCGTCAACCCGGTGGCCACCTGGCGGCGCATCGCCATCGCGCTCGGTCTCCCTCCCACCGCGACGGTACGGGAGATATACGACGCCTACGAGAAGGGCGAGGCCAACCCCATCGATCCGGTGGAGGTCACGGAGGCGCCGTGCAAGCAGGTGATCCGCAAGGGAGCGGACGCCAACCTCTTCGACTTGCCCACGCCCATGCTCCACGAGGGCGACGGCGGACGCTACCTGGGCACCTGGGATCTGGTCATCTCCAGGGACGCGGACAGCGATTGGGTCAACTGGGGCATGTACCGGTTCATGGTGTACGACGCGCACCACTTGACCGGCTTCCCGCGTCCCACGAGCCACTTGGGCAAGGTCTTTCAGGACCACTACGTCGCCAAGGGGAGGCCCATGCCCCTGGCCATCGCCATCGGCACCGACCCTTTGTCGCACTTCGCCGCGGCCGCCACTTACGCCCTGGGGGGCGACGAGGCCAGTCTGGCCGGCGGACTGCGGGGCCGTCCGGTGGAGATGATCCGCTGCGAGACCAGCGACCTGCTGGTGCCGGCCCACTCCGAGATCGTCATCGAGGGGGAGGTGCTGCCCGATCGGGTGGGGCTGGAGGGTCCCTACGGCGAGTACCCGGGCTACCGTACCGGTGAGATGGGCAACGGCATCCTGTTCCGCGCCACCGCCATCACCCATCGGAAAAACCCCGTGCTCACCGTGGACGCCACCGGTTACAAGGACGACAGCTCCACGGTGACCGCGCTGTCCGGGGCCCTGGCCATCAAGCGCCGGCTCGCGCGCCACGGCGTGCCGGTCCGGGACGTGTACGTGCCGCCGGAGGGCGCCGTGCACTTGGCGGTCATGAGCGTGGACTACGGCGGCCAGGAGGTGGCCCGCAAGGTGCTGCAGGTGCTGACCTCGCGCCGCGCGCTGCTCTCGAAGCTTTTCCTGGTGGACACCGACACCGACGTGTTCGACATGGGCAAGGTGCTGCACGCCTTCTCCACCAAGTGCCACCCGGCCAACGGTATCCACGTGATCGAGTACGAGGGCCGGGCCAACACGCTCACTCCCTGCTACAGCCAGGCGGAGCGCGCGGCGCAGAAGGGCGCCACGGTGCTGTACGACTGCACCTGGCCCGGGGAGTGGTCGCGGGAGTGGGAGACGCCGGTGAAGGCGACCTTGGACTCGATCTTCTCCGAAGAGGTGCGGGAGAAGGTGCTGAAGAACTGGAGCGAGTATGGCTTCAAGCAGTGA
- a CDS encoding ornithine cyclodeaminase family protein, whose translation MILAIDNTEAQGLLDMRTTLDALDEVYRDLGTGAVITSPRIDLLTPDSYADDDGNTLPGAHNLKTMSASTQKYAMIRFLTDKLFWEERHGNYRRNRTPGTQRAHSVTRGLLFLFSVETGDLLALVSEGHIRNLRVGAAAGLAARYLAKPGASSVAVLGTGFMAGAHVDAMLNAVDGIKSIRVFSPNPEHRERFVEDPRWENCPDVAAADSAEEAVRGSDIVVIATNALTPVIQTGWLEPGMYVCTVRHCELAPETFGRFDVLAVNSKENLRPTAFIAKNASGPLPQQVMLDIDTGYPPGNATEIDWGRLPDVPDLLLGRHPGRTSPDQITCFNNSVGFGLQFAALAGKVYEAAVSAGVGREIPEEMFPDLF comes from the coding sequence ATGATACTGGCCATCGACAACACCGAAGCACAGGGACTACTGGATATGCGCACCACGTTGGACGCTCTCGATGAGGTCTATCGCGACCTCGGCACGGGAGCGGTCATCACCAGCCCGCGCATCGACCTCCTCACTCCCGATTCCTACGCGGACGACGACGGTAACACCCTACCGGGCGCCCATAACCTGAAGACCATGTCCGCGTCCACACAGAAGTACGCCATGATCCGTTTCCTTACGGACAAGCTGTTCTGGGAGGAGCGCCATGGCAACTATCGCCGGAACCGGACCCCCGGCACGCAACGGGCCCACAGCGTGACGCGCGGATTGCTGTTTCTGTTCAGCGTGGAGACGGGCGACCTCCTGGCCCTCGTCAGCGAGGGACACATACGCAACCTGCGGGTGGGCGCGGCCGCGGGGCTGGCGGCAAGGTATCTGGCGAAGCCCGGCGCCTCCAGCGTCGCCGTGCTGGGCACCGGCTTCATGGCGGGCGCCCATGTGGACGCCATGCTGAACGCGGTTGACGGCATCAAGTCGATTCGTGTCTTCAGTCCCAACCCCGAGCATCGAGAACGTTTCGTCGAGGACCCTCGGTGGGAGAACTGCCCCGACGTGGCCGCGGCGGACAGCGCCGAGGAGGCCGTACGCGGCAGCGATATCGTCGTCATTGCCACCAATGCCCTGACGCCCGTCATCCAGACCGGCTGGCTGGAGCCCGGCATGTACGTCTGTACCGTGCGGCACTGCGAGCTCGCGCCGGAGACCTTCGGCCGCTTCGACGTCCTCGCCGTCAACTCCAAGGAGAACCTGAGGCCGACGGCCTTTATCGCCAAGAATGCCAGCGGCCCGCTGCCGCAACAGGTCATGCTGGATATCGATACCGGGTATCCTCCCGGCAACGCGACGGAGATCGACTGGGGGCGGCTTCCGGACGTGCCTGACCTTCTGCTCGGGCGTCACCCGGGGCGAACGAGCCCCGATCAGATCACCTGCTTCAACAACAGCGTCGGCTTCGGGCTGCAGTTCGCCGCCCTTGCGGGCAAGGTCTATGAGGCGGCCGTGAGCGCGGGAGTGGGACGGGAGATCCCGGAGGAGATGTTTCCCGACCTGTTCTAG
- a CDS encoding amidohydrolase family protein, whose protein sequence is MIVDFQHHYVPREIAQKHGLYSETPSFAKLDTGVPRLTMHARLYDAEMQLRDMDEAGVDVSVLSCLLGWDATLEDNRAINDSLAELQHRYPGRFVGLAQAPLLGGPPAMAEFDRAIRDLGLHGVATTSQFRGLPLDSEQLFPFYEKVSALDVPIFVHPAMVPEGYGLLLDYDLARILGREVDLAVAATRIVAGGVLERFPKLKFVIGHFGGGIAGVKDRLVAKAYRFGTLDKPFEHYFDMLYFDMAGFEGGTVALGCALQGIRSDRMVFATDYPQDFTGVSTDTGKGMTALRDYIDAIRGLPLTDAEKDAIMGGTAAKLLKLDS, encoded by the coding sequence ATGATCGTCGACTTCCAACATCACTACGTGCCCAGGGAGATCGCCCAGAAGCACGGGCTCTATTCCGAGACGCCGTCCTTCGCCAAGCTCGACACCGGCGTGCCGCGCCTGACCATGCACGCGCGGCTCTACGACGCCGAGATGCAGCTCCGGGACATGGACGAGGCCGGGGTGGACGTGTCGGTGCTGTCGTGCCTGCTGGGCTGGGACGCCACTCTGGAGGACAACCGCGCCATCAACGACAGCCTGGCGGAGCTGCAGCACCGCTATCCCGGGCGTTTCGTCGGCTTGGCGCAGGCCCCGCTCCTGGGCGGGCCGCCCGCCATGGCCGAGTTCGACCGGGCCATCCGGGACCTGGGCCTTCACGGCGTCGCCACCACCTCCCAGTTCCGCGGCCTGCCGCTGGACTCCGAGCAGCTCTTCCCGTTCTACGAAAAGGTCAGCGCGCTGGACGTGCCCATCTTCGTCCATCCCGCCATGGTGCCGGAAGGCTACGGGCTGCTGCTGGACTACGACCTGGCGCGCATCCTGGGCCGCGAGGTGGACTTGGCCGTGGCCGCCACCCGCATCGTCGCCGGCGGCGTGCTGGAGCGCTTCCCCAAGCTCAAGTTCGTCATCGGCCACTTCGGCGGCGGCATCGCCGGCGTGAAGGACCGGCTGGTGGCCAAGGCCTACCGCTTCGGAACCCTGGACAAGCCCTTCGAGCACTACTTCGACATGCTCTACTTCGACATGGCGGGCTTCGAAGGGGGCACCGTGGCCCTGGGCTGCGCCCTTCAGGGAATCCGCTCCGACCGCATGGTGTTCGCCACCGACTACCCCCAGGACTTCACCGGCGTCAGCACGGACACGGGCAAGGGCATGACGGCGCTCAGGGACTACATCGACGCCATCCGCGGGTTGCCGTTGACCGACGCCGAGAAGGACGCGATCATGGGCGGCACGGCGGCGAAGCTGTTGAAGCTGGATTCGTAA
- a CDS encoding ornithine cyclodeaminase family protein, translating into MLLITDPDVKQVLRVEDIIDDMERAFAEEARGIAVNKPRTRYKVPPDRDSDGYMANIIPGAVPSSGVAALRYDSMVVRERMVEGLKRMDYPYPARRSWGFVLLFNLEDAEPLAIIHDFSLSAIRVGATTGVATRALSREDSRVVGLFGSGNEAVQNLAAICAVRDVREVRVYSVTKEHRERFAMEMTGTLDIQVRPVDNARAVVEGADIVMCATNASTPVFDGDWLVPGQLVTTIVNTDGVHRRTEADSATFTRADLIVLNNKETSLHNQQREMLDLIDEGQIGWDKICELGQVLIGENPGRKSADDIIYYKSNTGVGIQFAAAGAVIYQECKKRGLGRELPTEWFGADLGEWLDKGYSPSP; encoded by the coding sequence ATGCTGCTGATCACCGATCCCGACGTGAAGCAGGTGCTTCGCGTGGAGGATATCATCGACGACATGGAGCGGGCCTTCGCCGAGGAGGCGCGTGGGATCGCGGTCAACAAGCCGCGCACGCGCTACAAGGTGCCGCCGGACCGGGACTCCGACGGCTACATGGCCAACATCATTCCGGGCGCGGTGCCGAGTTCCGGGGTGGCGGCGTTGCGCTATGACTCCATGGTGGTGCGGGAGCGGATGGTGGAGGGGCTCAAGCGCATGGACTATCCGTATCCGGCGCGGCGGAGTTGGGGCTTCGTGCTGCTGTTCAACCTGGAGGACGCGGAACCCCTTGCCATCATTCACGACTTCAGCCTGTCCGCGATAAGGGTGGGCGCCACCACCGGCGTCGCGACGCGTGCGCTGTCGCGGGAGGACAGCCGGGTGGTGGGGCTCTTCGGCTCGGGCAACGAGGCGGTGCAGAACCTGGCGGCCATCTGCGCGGTGCGGGACGTGAGAGAGGTGCGCGTGTACAGCGTCACCAAGGAACACCGGGAACGGTTCGCCATGGAGATGACCGGCACGCTCGACATCCAGGTGCGCCCGGTGGACAACGCCCGGGCGGTGGTGGAGGGGGCGGACATCGTCATGTGCGCCACCAACGCCAGCACGCCGGTGTTCGACGGCGACTGGCTCGTGCCCGGCCAGCTCGTCACCACCATCGTCAACACCGACGGCGTGCACCGCCGCACCGAGGCGGACTCCGCCACCTTCACGCGGGCGGACCTGATCGTGCTCAACAACAAGGAGACGTCGCTGCACAACCAGCAGCGCGAGATGCTGGACCTCATCGACGAGGGCCAGATCGGCTGGGACAAGATCTGCGAACTGGGGCAGGTTCTCATCGGCGAGAACCCGGGCCGCAAGAGCGCGGACGACATCATCTACTACAAGAGCAACACCGGGGTGGGCATTCAGTTCGCCGCCGCCGGCGCGGTGATCTACCAGGAGTGCAAGAAGAGAGGGCTCGGTCGCGAGCTGCCCACCGAGTGGTTCGGTGCCGACCTGGGCGAGTGGCTGGACAAGGGGTACTCGCCGTCGCCGTAG
- a CDS encoding FAD-binding protein produces the protein MLDTIGRIIDTDVLVVGAGAGGLWAALSAKRHLPQGRVILLDAHMVGRTGHTAFSNAWMVVVTPEDDLDACVRDIVEGNEWIAEQELIRDVLSVSHFQLLEMEKMGLVFPKEEGQFIRRPTRGLKITKVLKPDGGGLEYCWRLRKALEAEGVGLLERVFVTDLARDDGGRVTGAFGVDGRTGEFVIVRAGATVLATNSVTFRAGFVRDLTGTGTHLAYDAGAVLTNAEFGYLRPGTPKFYFEGITFAIQDGARFVNAQGEPFMEHYEPDWADRADVQALSKAMVQEKKEGRTPLYLDMSLIPEEERGQYLQSSVAWMDYFFRKLGDRARIDMFGRTEYYPLFQMTKLGIKTDAACRSSVPGLLAAGLAQASCASHFAGFHIGACNGTGWIAGKSAADDARRVDGPRVSEGQARSVKAEVSAEWSGGDEKSDDDLLRALQSLIFPYEVSILKHETRMRRALEELDAIAERGVQSRAAHVHGFVRLRETRCMVETARLMLEASLLRRESRMSHLREDYPDRDDETWLKWILIEKGADRPHLWTEPIETPLVPPPAPWNFPAGAQGE, from the coding sequence ATGCTTGACACCATCGGCAGAATCATCGACACGGACGTGCTCGTCGTGGGCGCGGGCGCCGGCGGGCTCTGGGCCGCGCTGAGCGCCAAGCGGCACCTTCCGCAAGGGCGCGTCATCCTGCTCGACGCCCACATGGTGGGACGCACCGGGCACACCGCCTTCTCCAACGCCTGGATGGTGGTGGTGACCCCCGAGGATGACCTCGACGCCTGCGTACGCGACATCGTGGAAGGGAACGAGTGGATCGCCGAGCAGGAACTGATCCGCGACGTGCTGTCGGTCTCCCACTTCCAGTTGCTGGAGATGGAGAAGATGGGGCTCGTGTTCCCCAAGGAGGAGGGCCAGTTCATCCGCCGGCCCACGCGCGGCCTCAAGATCACCAAGGTGCTCAAGCCCGACGGCGGCGGTCTTGAGTACTGCTGGCGCCTGCGCAAGGCTCTGGAGGCCGAGGGCGTGGGCCTGCTGGAGCGGGTCTTCGTCACCGATCTCGCCCGTGATGACGGCGGGCGCGTGACCGGCGCCTTCGGCGTGGACGGCCGCACCGGCGAGTTCGTCATCGTGCGCGCCGGGGCCACCGTGCTGGCCACCAACAGCGTCACGTTCCGCGCCGGCTTCGTCCGGGACCTCACCGGTACCGGCACCCACCTGGCCTACGACGCGGGCGCGGTGCTCACCAACGCCGAGTTCGGCTATCTCCGGCCGGGGACACCCAAGTTCTACTTCGAGGGCATCACCTTCGCCATCCAGGACGGCGCCCGGTTCGTCAACGCCCAGGGCGAGCCGTTCATGGAACACTACGAGCCCGACTGGGCGGACCGGGCCGACGTGCAGGCGCTGAGCAAGGCCATGGTGCAGGAGAAGAAGGAGGGGAGAACGCCTCTCTACCTGGACATGTCCCTCATCCCGGAAGAAGAGCGCGGGCAATACCTCCAAAGTTCGGTGGCGTGGATGGACTACTTCTTCCGCAAGCTCGGCGACCGGGCACGCATCGACATGTTCGGCAGGACCGAGTACTACCCGCTGTTCCAGATGACCAAGCTGGGGATCAAGACCGACGCGGCCTGCCGCTCGTCGGTCCCGGGCCTCCTGGCCGCGGGCTTGGCGCAGGCAAGCTGCGCGAGCCACTTCGCCGGCTTTCACATCGGCGCGTGCAACGGCACCGGCTGGATCGCCGGCAAGAGCGCCGCGGACGACGCCAGGCGGGTCGACGGGCCGCGGGTATCCGAAGGGCAGGCGCGTTCGGTCAAGGCGGAAGTCTCCGCGGAATGGAGCGGCGGTGACGAGAAGAGCGACGACGACCTGCTGCGCGCGCTCCAGTCCCTCATCTTCCCCTACGAGGTCTCCATCCTGAAGCACGAAACCCGCATGCGGCGGGCTCTGGAAGAACTGGACGCCATCGCCGAGCGCGGCGTGCAAAGCCGCGCGGCCCACGTCCACGGCTTCGTGCGCCTGCGCGAGACCCGCTGCATGGTGGAAACCGCCCGGCTCATGCTGGAAGCGTCCCTGCTGCGGCGCGAGAGCCGCATGAGCCACTTGCGCGAGGACTACCCCGACCGTGACGACGAGACTTGGCTCAAGTGGATCCTGATCGAGAAAGGGGCAGACCGGCCGCATCTGTGGACCGAGCCCATCGAGACGCCGCTAGTGCCGCCGCCGGCTCCTTGGAACTTTCCGGCCGGTGCCCAAGGGGAGTAA
- a CDS encoding AMP-binding protein encodes MAAAVRYPGAPESREIETAPPDVIRQLQGERLAALVRRSWDRIPFYRHRWKASGIAPGDIRTADDILKLPVIRKSDFEDSLRLHPPFGDYQGDFPAVRVQASSGTSGNPKPFFFTRNDWDIIARLWSRRFHAQGVREGDILQVVFAYTLFIVGFTASEGAMRLGALVVPTGSGSVTPSERQVKIARDWGVTVLAGTPSYVLHLADVAEAQGFDLRKDFRLRRTIHTSETMTEAARRAIEARWGVSAYDNFGSVETGSPTFECEERNGYHVNEDAYIFEVLDPATHEPVPPGQEGVLVVTCLFKEAAPVIRYNIEDLCTFIEGECSCGRTFRRISKLRGRLSDMVKVSGIPFYPTSVETALERLPQLTREYRVTVDRVGQQDTLTVEVEMRPGAEAGDGIKRQLERELKVATNLTMEAVLLSPGELGRSLGVENRIKVRRIRDKRPA; translated from the coding sequence ATGGCCGCGGCCGTACGCTATCCCGGCGCGCCGGAGAGCCGGGAGATCGAGACCGCGCCGCCCGACGTCATCCGGCAACTCCAGGGTGAGCGCCTGGCGGCCCTGGTGCGGCGGTCCTGGGACCGCATTCCCTTCTACCGCCACCGCTGGAAGGCATCAGGCATCGCGCCCGGCGACATCCGCACCGCCGACGACATCCTGAAGCTCCCGGTCATCCGTAAGAGCGACTTCGAGGACAGCCTCAGGCTCCATCCGCCTTTCGGCGACTACCAGGGCGACTTCCCGGCGGTGCGGGTCCAGGCCAGCTCGGGAACCTCGGGCAACCCCAAGCCGTTCTTTTTCACGCGCAACGACTGGGACATAATCGCCCGGCTGTGGAGCCGGCGTTTCCATGCCCAGGGGGTGAGGGAAGGAGACATCCTTCAGGTCGTCTTCGCCTATACGCTCTTCATCGTCGGGTTCACGGCTTCCGAGGGCGCCATGCGCCTGGGTGCGCTCGTGGTGCCCACGGGCAGCGGCAGCGTCACTCCGAGCGAGCGGCAGGTGAAGATCGCCCGGGACTGGGGCGTGACCGTGCTGGCGGGGACACCGTCCTACGTGCTCCATCTGGCGGACGTGGCCGAGGCGCAGGGTTTCGACCTCCGGAAGGACTTCCGCCTGCGGCGCACGATCCATACCTCCGAGACCATGACCGAGGCCGCGCGGCGGGCCATCGAAGCTCGCTGGGGCGTATCCGCGTACGACAACTTCGGCAGCGTGGAGACCGGCTCCCCGACCTTCGAGTGCGAGGAACGAAACGGCTACCACGTGAACGAGGACGCCTATATCTTCGAGGTGCTCGACCCGGCCACCCACGAGCCGGTGCCGCCGGGACAGGAGGGCGTGCTCGTCGTCACCTGCCTCTTCAAGGAGGCGGCGCCGGTGATACGCTACAACATCGAGGACTTGTGCACGTTCATCGAGGGTGAATGCAGTTGTGGCCGCACCTTCCGGCGCATCTCCAAGCTCCGGGGCCGCCTGAGCGACATGGTCAAGGTGAGCGGCATCCCGTTCTACCCCACCTCGGTGGAGACCGCCCTGGAGCGGCTGCCGCAGCTCACCCGCGAGTACCGGGTCACCGTGGACCGGGTGGGACAGCAGGACACGCTGACGGTGGAAGTGGAGATGCGTCCCGGCGCCGAGGCCGGCGACGGGATCAAGCGGCAACTAGAGCGGGAGCTGAAGGTCGCGACCAACCTCACCATGGAGGCCGTGCTGCTCTCGCCCGGCGAGTTGGGCCGCTCTCTCGGAGTCGAGAACCGGATCAAGGTGCGGCGCATTCGGGACAAACGGCCCGCGTGA
- a CDS encoding DUF1302 domain-containing protein — protein sequence MRPALASFMGSRNHGVRTRTWAAWVLAGLLTAAGAAAPRSAAALPLPANDSGITGYFDTTVSMGAAMRVSGRDDLLFSRASGGTAFSFNTDDGNLNFDRGDLVSLNTKVNHELQLNLENPGAELSLFGRVLYFYDHVVADGDTERTPLSKAARRHAGRDFTLLDAYVAGDFDAGAVPVSVRLGNQVMSWGESVFLRGGINSINPADVSRLRVAGAELRDVLVPVPAANVKVGIGDSFSLEGFYQFRWDHTEIEAQGTFFSTSDIVGPGGDTVHLGLGRPGRGDDSPNAPDPACPSRRNPAGLCSRVPRAADRDAGHDGQFGVALRYFAAALNDSEFGFYYARIHSRLSLVSLYAGDPRQLRAPGGFAGSIRYFREFPEDIDLMGVSFNGELGSSGFTVQAEVAYRRDQPLQIDNAELFFSALSPLRNVPALANAGRLFSRSQTGPAAPGQEIQGFRRKDVVQGTMAVSKALAPMLGSDGWIVLAEAGFTQIRDMEGKSELRYDGPGTSMSGNPIFEANGIQPGTQKTGFADPFSWGYRAVLRGGYSNALGAVNLAPQVAFAHDVNGTAPRPIANFVEGRKTVTLSVGADYLLSWRAQLAYTLFFGAGQHNMLGDRDFVSFTVSYSF from the coding sequence ATGAGACCGGCATTGGCGTCTTTCATGGGTTCCCGCAACCACGGCGTTCGGACGCGGACTTGGGCGGCGTGGGTGCTCGCGGGCTTGCTGACGGCGGCCGGTGCCGCTGCCCCTCGGTCCGCCGCCGCGTTGCCGTTGCCCGCCAATGACAGCGGCATCACCGGGTACTTCGACACCACCGTTTCCATGGGCGCGGCCATGCGGGTGTCCGGACGGGACGACCTGCTGTTCAGCCGCGCCAGCGGCGGCACGGCCTTCTCTTTCAACACCGACGACGGCAACCTCAACTTCGACCGCGGCGATCTCGTTTCCCTCAACACCAAGGTGAACCATGAGCTGCAGCTCAACCTGGAGAACCCGGGCGCGGAGTTGAGCCTGTTCGGGCGGGTGCTGTACTTCTACGATCACGTGGTGGCCGACGGCGACACCGAGCGCACGCCCTTGTCCAAGGCCGCCAGGCGGCACGCCGGGCGTGACTTCACGCTGCTGGACGCCTACGTGGCCGGCGACTTCGACGCGGGTGCCGTACCGGTCTCGGTTCGATTGGGCAACCAGGTCATGAGCTGGGGCGAGAGTGTCTTCCTCCGGGGCGGCATCAACTCCATCAACCCGGCCGACGTCTCCAGGTTGCGGGTGGCCGGAGCGGAGTTGCGGGACGTGCTGGTGCCGGTCCCCGCGGCCAACGTGAAGGTGGGCATCGGCGACAGCTTCTCCCTGGAAGGCTTCTACCAGTTCCGCTGGGACCACACCGAGATCGAAGCGCAAGGCACGTTCTTCTCCACCAGCGACATCGTGGGGCCCGGGGGGGATACCGTCCACCTCGGCCTCGGCCGTCCGGGAAGGGGAGACGACAGTCCCAACGCACCCGATCCGGCCTGCCCCAGCCGAAGGAATCCCGCGGGGCTTTGCTCCCGGGTGCCGCGCGCCGCCGACCGCGACGCCGGCCATGACGGGCAGTTCGGCGTGGCCCTGCGCTACTTCGCGGCGGCCCTGAACGATTCCGAGTTCGGATTTTACTACGCGCGCATCCACAGCCGTCTGTCGTTGGTATCCCTCTACGCGGGCGACCCGAGGCAACTGAGGGCTCCCGGCGGCTTCGCCGGCTCGATCCGGTACTTCAGGGAATTTCCCGAGGACATCGACCTCATGGGCGTCAGCTTCAACGGCGAGCTGGGTTCCAGCGGCTTCACCGTCCAGGCGGAGGTCGCCTATCGCCGGGACCAGCCGCTCCAGATCGACAACGCGGAGCTGTTCTTCTCCGCGCTCAGTCCGCTTCGGAACGTGCCGGCTCTGGCGAACGCCGGGCGCTTGTTCAGCAGGAGCCAGACCGGTCCGGCGGCCCCGGGCCAGGAGATTCAGGGCTTTCGCCGCAAGGACGTGGTGCAGGGCACCATGGCGGTGTCCAAGGCGTTGGCCCCCATGCTCGGCTCCGACGGATGGATCGTCCTGGCCGAGGCCGGCTTCACCCAGATCCGGGACATGGAGGGCAAGTCCGAGCTCCGTTACGACGGCCCGGGCACGTCGATGAGCGGCAATCCGATCTTCGAAGCGAACGGGATCCAACCCGGGACCCAGAAGACCGGCTTCGCCGACCCGTTCTCCTGGGGCTACCGGGCGGTGCTGCGGGGCGGCTACAGCAACGCCCTGGGAGCGGTGAACCTGGCGCCGCAGGTCGCTTTCGCGCACGACGTCAACGGCACCGCGCCGAGACCCATCGCCAACTTCGTGGAGGGGCGCAAGACGGTAACGCTGTCGGTGGGCGCGGACTACCTGCTGTCGTGGCGGGCGCAGCTCGCTTACACCCTCTTCTTCGGCGCCGGCCAGCACAACATGCTGGGCGATCGCGACTTTGTTTCGTTTACGGTGAGCTATTCCTTCTGA